The segment GTTAATGACTAATGGAGCCGTCTAGCTCATCAGGAAGTTCGGCATTGTCTTCAGCAGGGAATAGCGCCAGATCTCGCACGTTTTTCTGTGCGGCTATGGCGGCAAATAAGCTGAGTGTGAAGGACATGGCATAGAAACCTTTTTCGCTAAGTTCCAGGGTGGCATTCCAGAGGCCAACGCTGAGCAGTAGTATTGAGGCAGCCAGAGATACCGTACAGAGTGTATAGTAAATGCCAGTCACGG is part of the Aestuariirhabdus haliotis genome and harbors:
- the yiaA gene encoding inner membrane protein YiaA — protein: MTNNTISKPTPAFVGASWAALGVGVAAYLLGLWNANMELNEKGYYLTILMFGLFSAVSLQKTVRDKIEGLPVTGIYYTLCTVSLAASILLLSVGLWNATLELSEKGFYAMSFTLSLFAAIAAQKNVRDLALFPAEDNAELPDELDGSISH